The Xyrauchen texanus isolate HMW12.3.18 chromosome 25, RBS_HiC_50CHRs, whole genome shotgun sequence genome includes the window ctgggcactttattaggagcactatAATAGCCTACTGGGTAGGGCCtacctttgctctcaaaacagcctcagttcttcatggcatggattctagaagatgttggaaacattcctttttGAGATTGCATCATACAATTTCTTCAGATTTGTTGCGGCACATTCATGCTGCAAATCTTCCATtttaccacatcccaaaggtattctattggattcagatccgtcaactgggaaggccactgaagaacagtgaactcataaTCAtattcatgaaaccagtttgagacaacttttgctttgtgacatggtgcatcattatgctggaagtagccattagaagatgggtaaattgtggccatgaagggatgcacatggtcagcaacaataatCAAATAATCTGTGGCATTCAAGCGATGATTGTTTGGTATTAACAGGCCCAAGGTGTGCCAAGagaacattccccacaccattacaccaccaccatcagCCTGAACCTTTGACACAAGGCAGGTGGGGtacatggattcatgctgttggcacCAATTTCTGACactaccatctgtgtgcctcagcagaaatcgagattcatcagaccaagctaaattttttcagtcttcaactgtccagttttggtgagccatTGCCCAcagcagcctcagctttctgttcttggctgacagaagtggaacccggcgtggtcttctgctgttgtagtccatccgcctcaacGTTTGAcacgttgtgcattctgagacgctattctgctcactacagagtggttatctgagttactgtagcctttctgacagctcgaaccagtctgtaCATTCTAcaatgacctctctcatcaacaaggtgtttccatctgcagaatgcCAATaactggatgttttatgtttttggcaccattctgagtaaactctacagactgttgtgcgtgaagatgccaggagatcagcagttacagaaatactcaaaccagcctgtctggcaccaacaatcatgccacgttcgaaatcactgagatcacattttcccccattctgatggttgatgtgaacattaactgaagctcctgacccgtaccggaatgattttatgcactgctcccacatgattggctgagtaGATAATTGCATTATTAAGTACGTgtacaggtattcctaataaagtgcttagtgagtgtaacTCAAAATTGTAATCATATTGAGTTACTGTACAAGCTGTAATTATTTGAGTTTAGCTTGAACAGTCACACACAATTACACTATATGCTTTATTTAAAAGAGGAATGTGGCTTTTATGCCAGTAAATCGAACACATTCAAAACGTTaaacctttgttatgaaaatttGCAAATCTCACAAgccctgtcaagaaaatgtcctggtcaaaTTGAATCCAATATCTAtaccaaaacaaaataataacaataataaaattacatGATATTATATTATGCTTAATGAAACTAAATCTACATTTAGGACCATATATTCCCATTATTTCCAAAGATGATTCTCATTATCGTAACAGtcatttttaaactgtattacagtaaaacatATGATGTTGTACAGtgaaattttaaatttaaatcagcaaaaatggAACACAGTACCAGGGGATAACTACTTTGAAGTTCTAACAAGAGTACAAAAAAGTCAGGAAGGGGAATGTTTGGGTCATAGTTTTAGCCAGGGATGTTTGAGGCACTGAGTTGCTGTGGCTCTCCGTTCTGGTAGAAAGTCCAACATTTGTAACAGGAAATCAGAGAAGAGGGATGCTTCCCTGAGAAGAAAGTGATATTTCTCCACAAGTACTTCATACAGCCCCCATTCACGGAGGACAGTGATACGCAGCAAGTCACCTGTAACAATGAAAATGTAGGTGAAGTAATAATGAACCCGATGTTACAGAATAACCAGTTCATTGGCTTAGTCACCACACCATGATAAATGAGGAAAATATTTTGCTCACCTTTGCCGTCGAAATACTTAGAGGAATATCTACCCGACCGAGCTACTGACATTGGGATTTTACCCAGGAGCTCAATAATATGAGCCAGGTGGTCTACAAATTACAGAAACTGTCAGCATCATAAATCCtaattgttttgttaataaaaaaaatattgatgttgcCTTATAAATGGCTTACCTTCCTCTAAGGAGAAATTTGGCCCTGCTTTGGGTTCAAATAAGGAATCACCAGTAACAAGCTCAAATGCCTGTTGCAAAATAATAACATGTATAAATACAACATGGCGTTCTAAACCATTATGATGTATTTATTTGCAAGTCATTATCAAATTTTCtttcaaaaattaaataaatatatatatatatatatatatatatatatatatatatatatttttatttaattttccacAAGGCTGTTAACTCACCAGGCAGGCCACGCTCCAGATGTCAGCTGGTGGTCCATATTCTGATCCCAGCAGAACTTCCAATGAGCGATATTGTCTGGTCTGAATCTCTTGACTAAAGTGTTTGTACTAGAACAACACAAAAGAGTTTAATATGTGCTTCCTGCACTGCTTGTTGTCTATCAATGTGTAAACTACTTAATCTaataaaattttcaaaatggtttcagtgcatcaaaaatatttttggacaAGACTGGGTTCCAAAATGTAAGCATTTTTTCGGTGAAAATCTTGACGATAATTGCACATTGATGAGTGCAAGTtgcattgactacttttatgatacttttgtgcCTAAAGTGATGCAATATCCACTGACTTTGAAGTAATTAGAAAGTAAGTAatctgggtttggaacaacacgagggttagtatccatccatccatccatccatccatcgtcaaccgcttatcctgtgtacagggtcgcggggggctggagcctatcccagctaacatcgggcgaaaggcgggggacaccctggacaggtcgccagtccatcgcagggccacgaGGGTTagtagattaaattaaattatttattttttttggcaaactATTACTTTATGATAAATTTGACCCAGTTCTATGAACTGATTAAAAGAACATAGAAAATCTCACCACCCAACATGAGCTGCCAAGGTCTGCAATCTTCACCATGATGTTATCCAAGTTTCCAGGCTGTCCATCTTTTCCTATTAAGTATTCATGAAGACAACAGCTTTCTCACCTAATACAGCAGCACAACTTTTTTGGTATATGATATACTTTACAGTGAGTGATGCAATTCACTGCATCCACATTAAATGACTCTTACCAGTGTGCTGGAGTATTGTGGCTTTGATGGCTGAAGAGGAAGTCTGCAGAGCGCCCCCTGGTGAATGAGGTGGGGACTGTGTTGTGAGACACAGCAGTATGTTCTCAGGCTTTATATCTGTGTGAATGATCTTACAGTGGTTGTGAAGATACACCAGTCCTTCAAGCACCTGAGAGAGACATAGTTTTTCAGGTTACATAACTCAAGTTGACCTTGCCCCACATGTAGTCTTTATGTTTAAGGCCAGTATTTCCCAGTTCTGGTCCTGGAATTCTCTTTAATCTAATACACCTGATTCAATACATCAGCTTGCTAATAGAGGCTCTATTACCTCAATTGGGTGTTTCAAATCAGGGAGACTTCCAAAGAACAGAATATATGATGTAATTACAACAACCATGAAAATAATCTTTAGGGGGTCCTGGGTAGCAGAGTATTgacattgactaccacccctggaatcgcgAGTTCGAGTTCacatccagggtgtgctgattgactccagccaggtctcctaagcaaacaattggcctggttgctagggagggtagagtcagatggggtaacctccttgtggtcgagATTAAGTGATTCTCattctcaatggggtgcatggtaatttGTTCCTGGGTCGTGGAGAGTAGCTTGAGCCTCCACGTGTGGAGTGTCCGCGGTGTCatacacaacgagccacgtgataaaatgagTGGATTGAAGCGGTGGGACAAGACTTGTCCTCCACAACCTGGATtaagtaaccgcgccaccatgaggacctacgtAGTAGTTGGAATTGGaaattccaaaattggggagaaaactaaaaacaaaacaagcaccgtttaagcacaaggaacaactttcttggtataaATAGCACTTACAGTTCTGGTTCATCACCATTAttttaaatccagtgttttgaTCATGACATCTTCTCAACTCCCGAGGGATTATGGGATAGTAAGGTGTCCAGTCAATCCGTACTTCAGAATCTCGCCAGAAAGAGTAGGTCTTCCAGGGTATTTCTTGCATATTGTTTAATATATAGCCTACTTAGGATTTGGACATACTACACCATTGGCTGTTTtcggcatactatatagtaggaaAAGATGGCTATTCGGACACAGTGACTATTTTAGGCAACAGGTATGAATTATAACATTGGGACTTACTGACAGTGCAGGTCTCACCTGTGTGATGACTCGTTTGACACAGATTAGAGAAAGACCTGGATTTCCGAAACACACCTGCCAGCAGCGCAAATCTGGCCCCAGCAATTCCAGTACCAAACAGATATCTGCATAGTGGTCAAGactcaactattcaaaatatttgTAGGACACAAGACAAACTGATCCAAGTGTGAATAATATATAGTGCGGTTCAAAAACTTGAAAAACTTGTTGACATGATTTTAACATAGAAATGTAAGGTGAAGAAGAAAAGTTTAGGATTCTGAATTGTCTCTGCACTTAATTCACtatcaaataagcacatttttttttttttaattaatcatgatAACTGCTTCATACAAAAGGTCCAAAAGATTTCCTTGCTTtcattaaagcacacaagatgctctttggaacattctcaaaccAGGATGGGATGACATGGATCTTCAGGTTTTGAacaaacttgtggagttcatGCCAGCTTGAATGCATACTGTCATTAAAGTtagagtttaccccaaaatgaacatttccaaattatttattcaccctcatgccatgccagatgtgtatgactgtctttcttctgcagaacacaaattatgatatttagaagaatatctcagctctgtaggtccatacaatgcaaaagtgaatggtgaccaaaatttgaagctccagaatAAAAGGCtgaataaaagtagtccacatgactccagtggttaaatctatatcttatgAAGAAATACAATCAATTTTAGTTGAGAACAGATAAAAATGCATctcattttgcactgtacatattgacACCAGCAGTctttaggcacgatcatgatttcaagctcgattaaactTCCTAGTGCTTTATCCAATGAattggtagaaacagcacaagccgtgatactatttctgaagtgacatttttgaattattaacgaaggcttggacacataatttgttttgaaccagcattggcagattctgatccatcgtaGTTCCatgaacaaatgtgtttttatgactgtactcggtCTTAAAATTGACTTgttaattgaactgttgtatataagcaatatcacacttgcaatcgtgctatatagCCCTACAtcggcactgctgtgattacctattgCACTCGGCCGGtgaccgaatcacagcagtgatgatgtagggctatatcgcactcttgctcgtgtgatattacttaaatattatattatattaacatGAAAGGATATGGATCCCGTTCACACCAGCTATCTTAAACTCATCCAGTAACTGCACTATACGTCCTCGAAGAGGGTTACGAGATGTGAGACCACTGGCCTGGAGAAAGGGAAGATAATTTTGAGATATATGCACACACAGAATTCAAAGAAGAGTATttctggagaaagagagagaaactcaCACAGCGCAGTAATGTCAGTTCATCTTGGCCAGCTTGAGTGAATCCAGCACCACTCTTCAACACCTTCACGGCCACATGCCTACATGACCTGCAAAACCACAAACACAGACTCTTAAGAGGTTTTAAAAACACACTTACAAACTCATACGCTATCTgcaacaaacacatatacacaaggaAACTAATATAATGGTGCAAACATAAAGGTAACATTCACACAATCACAAAGAACTCTGAAATTTCAATACCTGAGGTCAATGCAGAGCCATACAGTTGAGAAATATCCCCAGCCCAGCTTTGACAGAACCTTGTATCTCCTATTAAAGACATTCCCAAGCTGAACTGGGTGATATCcacctagagagagagagaaggcaagAGATCAATCAACTATTATCATTAGTGGTGCTTGGTCTAACCCTAAAAATTACATTCAGTTCATAAGTCTTATATACTACacacatgaatgatacctcaaattatcACAAATGATTCTCACCTGGTCAGCAATGATATGTGTGAAAAAATCCAATAGATTTACATTATGGGACTTTAGATAGACCTGACTTATATCTAAGAAAAAGAATATTATAGAAATGTTGTGGTGTGCTCTTTTGAATTTAGGCATCACTCAcattagaaaatattagaatgaaCGTAGTTGTCTACACAATTGTAACGACACCTATTTAAGTGTTTTGGACTGAAGTTCAGTCATCAAGCTCAACTTGGTGCAAGCTGCTGGGTTCTTTGACTTGTAATCTGTTTGCCAATCAACTTGCATAATCTCTCTTTGTCTATCATTTAAATAGCTCAGTTTAGCAGAAAAACTGGTTTTAACTGCAGCTTTTGTGAGAttattttctctgaaaccctcctcctccccagcaccacttGTCTCTAGATCTGCTTCATGAAGATTAtatgtatgtctaattgtgcaacaGCAGCATCTCTTTCATGCTCAATGCATCATGTCTTGTGTTTATCTacttgtgcagcagcagcagcagcatgttcaCATTCTACCACAGTATGTCTGTgcatgttctagcagtagcaagtcttcgTACTTGCTCTGGAGCAGCATcagcatagcagatctagtctgccaagaccacatcctatcaatatgtcatagcaacattaacatgctaaatcattatgagaattttcatgacTGAAATGAAATGATTAATTACATGCTGTGTTTATTTGCAAGGCTTGTCCagtaataatttaatcatttcaCAGAATTAAAAAGGCTTACCATAGCAGTACTCTCTTGGATCTTCATGTTCCTCTGTATTATCAGGTTCAAAATGCTCGTAATTCCTTAGTGCTTTCAGTTTAGAGTCCATAACCACATCAGACCTGCATTAGAAACC containing:
- the si:ch211-220i18.4 gene encoding SRSF protein kinase 3 isoform X2, whose translation is MQINTGHQLTSTLSDVVMDSKLKALRNYEHFEPDNTEEHEDPREYCYGGYHPVQLGNVFNRRYKVLSKLGWGYFSTVWLCIDLRSCRHVAVKVLKSGAGFTQAGQDELTLLRCASGLTSRNPLRGRIVQLLDEFKIAGVNGIHICLVLELLGPDLRCWQVCFGNPGLSLICVKRVITQVLEGLVYLHNHCKIIHTDIKPENILLCLTTQSPPHSPGGALQTSSSAIKATILQHTGKDGQPGNLDNIMVKIADLGSSCWVYKHFSQEIQTRQYRSLEVLLGSEYGPPADIWSVACLAFELVTGDSLFEPKAGPNFSLEEDHLAHIIELLGKIPMSVARSGRYSSKYFDGKGDLLRITVLREWGLYEVLVEKYHFLLREASLFSDFLLQMLDFLPERRATATQCLKHPWLKL
- the si:ch211-220i18.4 gene encoding SRSF protein kinase 3 isoform X3 gives rise to the protein MSAGLLWSSKNTQHRFSLLSDVVMDSKLKALRNYEHFEPDNTEEHEDPREYCYGGYHPVQLGNVFNRRYKVLSKLGWGYFSTVWLCIDLRSCRHVAVKVLKSGAGFTQAGQDELTLLRCASGLTSRNPLRGRIVQLLDEFKIAGVNGIHICLVLELLGPDLRCWQVCFGNPGLSLICVKRVITQVLEGLVYLHNHWGALQTSSSAIKATILQHTGKDGQPGNLDNIMVKIADLGSSCWVYKHFSQEIQTRQYRSLEVLLGSEYGPPADIWSVACLAFELVTGDSLFEPKAGPNFSLEEDHLAHIIELLGKIPMSVARSGRYSSKYFDGKGDLLRITVLREWGLYEVLVEKYHFLLREASLFSDFLLQMLDFLPERRATATQCLKHPWLKL
- the si:ch211-220i18.4 gene encoding SRSF protein kinase 3 isoform X1; its protein translation is MSAGLLWSSKNTQHRFSLLSDVVMDSKLKALRNYEHFEPDNTEEHEDPREYCYGGYHPVQLGNVFNRRYKVLSKLGWGYFSTVWLCIDLRSCRHVAVKVLKSGAGFTQAGQDELTLLRCASGLTSRNPLRGRIVQLLDEFKIAGVNGIHICLVLELLGPDLRCWQVCFGNPGLSLICVKRVITQVLEGLVYLHNHCKIIHTDIKPENILLCLTTQSPPHSPGGALQTSSSAIKATILQHTGKDGQPGNLDNIMVKIADLGSSCWVYKHFSQEIQTRQYRSLEVLLGSEYGPPADIWSVACLAFELVTGDSLFEPKAGPNFSLEEDHLAHIIELLGKIPMSVARSGRYSSKYFDGKGDLLRITVLREWGLYEVLVEKYHFLLREASLFSDFLLQMLDFLPERRATATQCLKHPWLKL